One stretch of Hymenobacter chitinivorans DSM 11115 DNA includes these proteins:
- a CDS encoding YwqG family protein — MIPEFLAPFAEQIQQHALPSIKIKATPLPEAGPVSAASKFGGLPYLPLSVAYPRGEKGAPLLLLAQINLTELPATDWLPAAGLLQFYASAQELYNVDEAAVLHIRPEQLAEEIQQDFSFLPADHYDDSPIRCEHTLQFALTTEYGGIEDSRFTVDFNGRTAHTYNTRLPRAQKQEFNRLFGGEGHKLGGYALFTQGDPRAYTPAIANDVQLLQIDMDEHIMFGDSGVAHFFISAQALQNGEFDQAYFYWDCC; from the coding sequence ATGATTCCCGAATTCTTAGCTCCTTTCGCCGAGCAGATCCAGCAGCATGCCCTGCCCAGCATTAAAATCAAGGCCACCCCGCTCCCGGAGGCCGGGCCGGTGTCGGCGGCCAGTAAGTTTGGCGGCCTGCCGTATTTGCCATTGAGCGTTGCTTACCCGCGGGGCGAAAAAGGCGCGCCGCTCTTGCTGCTGGCCCAGATTAATCTGACTGAGCTGCCGGCCACCGACTGGCTGCCCGCGGCGGGGCTGCTGCAGTTCTACGCCTCGGCCCAGGAACTCTACAACGTGGACGAAGCGGCCGTGCTCCACATCAGACCCGAGCAGCTGGCCGAGGAAATTCAGCAGGATTTCAGCTTTCTGCCCGCCGACCATTATGACGACAGCCCGATCCGCTGCGAGCATACGCTGCAGTTTGCGCTGACTACCGAGTACGGGGGCATCGAGGATTCCCGCTTTACCGTCGACTTCAACGGCCGCACTGCTCACACCTACAACACGAGGCTGCCCCGGGCCCAGAAGCAGGAATTTAACCGGCTTTTTGGCGGCGAAGGGCACAAGCTGGGCGGCTACGCTCTGTTCACCCAGGGCGACCCGCGGGCCTACACTCCGGCAATAGCCAACGACGTGCAGCTGCTGCAAATCGATATGGACGAGCACATCATGTTCGGCGACTCCGGCGTGGCCCACTTCTTTATCAGTGCTCAGGCCCTGCAAAACGGCGAGTTCGACCAGGCCTACTTCTACTGGGACTGTTGCTAA
- a CDS encoding nucleoside deaminase, whose protein sequence is MDEFMQAAIDEARQGRQQGGIPIGSVLVRDGKIVARGRNKRVQEDNPIKHGEMDCLFNAGRQRSYRDTVIYTTLMPCYMCAGTIVQFKIPKVMVGESRTFGESRAFLESHGVEVVDLDLQECVDMMNEFVEAEPTLWNEDIMEL, encoded by the coding sequence ATGGACGAATTCATGCAGGCCGCCATCGACGAGGCGCGGCAGGGCCGCCAGCAGGGCGGTATTCCCATCGGCTCGGTGCTGGTGCGCGACGGTAAAATCGTGGCCCGGGGGCGCAACAAGCGCGTGCAGGAGGACAACCCCATCAAGCACGGCGAAATGGACTGCCTCTTCAACGCCGGCCGCCAGCGCAGCTACCGCGACACCGTTATTTACACCACACTGATGCCCTGCTACATGTGCGCCGGCACCATCGTGCAGTTCAAGATTCCCAAGGTGATGGTAGGCGAGTCGCGCACGTTCGGCGAGTCGCGGGCCTTCCTGGAAAGCCACGGCGTGGAAGTCGTGGACCTGGACCTGCAGGAGTGCGTGGACATGATGAACGAGTTCGTCGAGGCCGAGCCCACGCTCTGGAACGAGGACATCATGGAGCTGTAA
- a CDS encoding precorrin-2 dehydrogenase/sirohydrochlorin ferrochelatase family protein, with translation MLSPPSANPLFPVFLKLEQLRVLLVGGGNVGLEKLTAILRSSPATAVTVVSLTFLPALRELAAQHPKVQLREEAYTDALLEEADIVFAATDDPALHARIKQAARSHRLLVNVADTPPLCDFYLSSVVQKGALKIAVSTNGQSPTVAKRVRAVLEEALPDELDAVLQKMPAIRQQLAGDFAAKVRTLNQVTAGLAGGPGFEVPATRRWRRLALGALLTAGALAAVQVRSLLSSPASKKLSP, from the coding sequence ATGCTTTCCCCACCCAGTGCCAATCCACTTTTTCCGGTCTTTCTCAAATTAGAGCAGCTGCGCGTGCTGCTCGTTGGCGGCGGCAACGTGGGACTGGAAAAGCTCACGGCCATCTTGCGCAGCAGCCCGGCCACGGCCGTAACGGTCGTCAGCCTCACTTTTCTGCCCGCCCTGCGGGAATTGGCCGCGCAGCATCCCAAAGTCCAGCTGCGCGAAGAAGCTTACACCGACGCCCTGCTGGAAGAAGCTGATATCGTGTTTGCCGCCACCGACGATCCGGCCCTGCACGCGCGCATCAAGCAGGCTGCCCGGAGCCACCGCCTGCTGGTAAACGTGGCCGATACGCCCCCGCTGTGCGACTTTTACCTCTCGTCGGTGGTGCAGAAGGGGGCGTTGAAAATTGCGGTTTCCACCAACGGCCAGTCGCCCACGGTGGCCAAGCGGGTGCGGGCCGTGCTGGAAGAAGCCCTGCCCGACGAGCTCGACGCGGTGCTGCAGAAGATGCCCGCCATCCGTCAGCAGCTCGCCGGCGACTTTGCCGCCAAGGTCCGCACCCTGAACCAGGTAACGGCCGGCTTGGCCGGCGGCCCCGGCTTCGAGGTGCCGGCCACCCGGCGGTGGCGCCGCCTGGCCCTGGGCGCTTTGCTGACGGCCGGGGCCCTGGCCGCCGTGCAGGTGCGGAGCCTGCTTTCTTCCCCCGCATCTAAAAAACTAAGTCCTTGA
- the cobA gene encoding uroporphyrinogen-III C-methyltransferase, which translates to MSSQQENPAGVVPELYVVGAGPGDPELLTLKAHRVLQTAAVILYDNLANQELLALAPAGCECVYVGKKPYGDYTPQETIHELILEKARARGRVIRLKGGDPFIFGRGFEEILFARAHGIATHYIPGISSMQALGFEDIPLTHRIISEGVWMVTGTKKDGSLSVDLRLAMQSNSTVVIYMGLKKAAEIAAAYCEMGKGDTPAAVVQHLTLPQRKLAVGPVRTLPALVASQQITYPALIVIGAVVGLGHEMPARKLGQGFGYQGLSLGGQREL; encoded by the coding sequence TTGAGTAGTCAGCAGGAAAACCCGGCCGGTGTGGTGCCGGAGCTCTACGTGGTGGGAGCGGGGCCCGGCGACCCGGAGCTGCTCACGCTCAAAGCCCACCGGGTGCTGCAAACCGCCGCCGTCATTCTCTACGACAACCTGGCCAACCAGGAGCTGCTAGCCCTGGCCCCGGCCGGCTGCGAGTGCGTGTACGTGGGCAAAAAGCCCTACGGCGACTACACGCCCCAGGAAACCATTCACGAGCTGATTCTGGAAAAAGCCCGGGCCCGGGGCCGCGTCATTCGCCTCAAGGGCGGCGACCCGTTCATCTTCGGGCGGGGCTTCGAGGAAATCCTGTTTGCCCGCGCCCACGGCATTGCCACGCACTACATTCCCGGGATTTCGAGCATGCAGGCCCTGGGCTTCGAAGACATTCCCCTGACCCACCGCATCATCAGTGAGGGCGTCTGGATGGTGACGGGCACCAAAAAGGACGGCTCCCTGTCGGTGGACCTGCGCCTGGCCATGCAAAGCAACTCCACCGTGGTGATTTACATGGGCCTGAAAAAAGCCGCCGAAATTGCCGCCGCCTACTGCGAAATGGGCAAGGGCGACACGCCAGCCGCCGTGGTCCAGCACCTCACCCTGCCTCAGCGGAAGTTGGCCGTGGGGCCGGTGCGCACCCTGCCGGCGCTGGTCGCCAGCCAGCAGATTACCTACCCGGCCCTTATCGTTATCGGAGCGGTGGTAGGCCTAGGTCATGAGATGCCGGCGAGGAAGCTAGGCCAGGGCTTTGGCTACCAGGGCCTGAGCCTCGGCGGGCAGCGGGAGCTGTAG
- a CDS encoding DUF4202 domain-containing protein, whose protein sequence is MSFPSARFTAALATFDAANAEDPNQETDAEGQSWPKELLYGHRMSACLARVAPEAPEPVQLAARCQHIRRWAIPRADFPLDRPGYHQWRNTLKKYHAEVAGQLLTEVGYDEATIGRVQALLQKQQLTRDADMQLLEDVICLVFLEHYFLDFARQHPEEKIIVIVQKTWRKMTPQGHALALQLPLPAEAQALVAKALA, encoded by the coding sequence ATGAGCTTCCCCTCCGCCCGCTTCACGGCCGCCCTTGCCACATTCGACGCCGCCAACGCCGAAGACCCCAACCAGGAAACTGATGCCGAGGGTCAAAGCTGGCCCAAGGAGCTGCTCTACGGCCACCGCATGAGTGCCTGCCTGGCCCGCGTGGCACCCGAGGCCCCGGAGCCCGTGCAGCTGGCCGCCCGCTGCCAGCACATCCGCCGTTGGGCCATTCCGCGCGCTGATTTCCCCCTGGACCGCCCCGGCTACCACCAGTGGCGCAACACGCTCAAGAAATACCACGCCGAAGTTGCCGGCCAACTCCTGACCGAAGTAGGCTACGACGAAGCCACCATCGGGCGGGTGCAGGCCCTGCTGCAAAAGCAGCAGCTCACCCGCGACGCCGACATGCAGCTGCTGGAGGACGTGATTTGCCTGGTATTTCTGGAACACTACTTCCTGGATTTTGCCCGCCAGCACCCCGAGGAGAAAATCATCGTCATCGTGCAGAAAACCTGGCGCAAAATGACCCCGCAGGGCCACGCCCTGGCCCTACAGCTCCCGCTGCCCGCCGAGGCTCAGGCCCTGGTAGCCAAAGCCCTGGCCTAG
- a CDS encoding PD-(D/E)XK nuclease family protein — protein METIASTLPITTTDSFLSQAARDLLTRFPGAELSDLVVVVPTRRAVVYLKNELSLAAEAGSAVWSPRVAAMEDYMVELSGVQVEEPIALQLLLFDILRDIDPKLDFDQFVGWSGLLVQDFSHLDQNLASPAKVFEYLTQAKALERWELADTPTEVSTTAAYFRFWDDLEKVYWRLRRRMEQTHLAYPGLAYRLAVNKVQNRLEHGDTLPRHVFLGLGSLSRAEQRLIQLLLKEGRAEVRFDGDAFYLETDSPNRAGQHLRQYRKNWDLPAEAFGDTGTGLPNLLRTLEREIQFVGVANASMQGKVAGQLLAASRRENPRAKVAVVLPDETLLLPVLHGLPPQEVPEYNVTMGLSFQSTPLFNLVDLLFEVHLTGIREGSPETGYGVPRYHHLAVSKLLGHPFLRRYQQWLDKQPQKQYHGLLDKICNQIVKRNAVLLPASELLELGQQHPLVAALFATWDTCDDIIRACYTLIDLLKKAYQDQHSAIEAEYLFLFFTLVKRLDSVFDCREQRLSVRSFRRFLYEQMTRTRLPFSGEPIADVQVMGLLETRALDFDHVIILSCNERVLPAPKNNSSLFPYDVLTQFKMPTYADHEAATAHQFWRLLQRARRVDLLHVLPGAEGTRTGERSRFLLQIQNDLLPQNPNLTLRDLTASVLDDAPDSAARREYGGDLVLEKDPEMLAALRTLLEKGLSPSALNQYLNCSLQFYFARLAKFKENDEVEEKLEADSFGTVVHETLETLLQPFVEAQKAITAEDVPVLLRLIPQHLERALRHEQDERHARPDEGLNHVLGQVAAQLVRRYLEGLQDTPGALPLRIVALEKILDSRVPVTLENGDTFDMIVFGYTDRLDELPDGRLRVVDYKTGLVQPYDLKLQKRGDDAAAATQRLLHDATSSADKVRQLWLYRFMLERAGRPAADAAIISLRNLTAGPMTADMAFLTEDGTSFVEKGEQLLTEFARKIMDPLEPIRKTDDLERCQYCPYRGICAR, from the coding sequence ATGGAAACCATTGCCTCCACCCTCCCCATTACCACTACCGACTCCTTCCTGAGCCAGGCCGCCCGCGACCTGCTCACGCGCTTTCCCGGCGCCGAGCTGAGCGACCTGGTGGTGGTGGTGCCCACGCGGCGGGCGGTGGTGTATCTGAAAAACGAGCTGAGTCTGGCCGCCGAAGCCGGCTCGGCGGTGTGGAGCCCGCGCGTGGCGGCCATGGAAGACTACATGGTGGAGCTTTCGGGCGTGCAGGTCGAGGAGCCCATTGCCCTGCAGCTGCTGCTCTTCGACATCCTGCGCGACATTGACCCCAAGCTCGATTTCGACCAGTTCGTGGGCTGGTCGGGCCTGCTGGTGCAGGACTTCTCCCACCTCGACCAGAACCTGGCCTCGCCGGCCAAAGTGTTTGAGTACCTGACCCAGGCCAAGGCCTTGGAACGCTGGGAGCTGGCCGATACGCCCACGGAAGTCAGCACCACGGCCGCCTACTTCCGCTTCTGGGACGATTTGGAAAAGGTGTACTGGCGCCTGCGTCGGCGCATGGAGCAAACCCACTTGGCCTACCCTGGGCTGGCGTATCGGCTGGCGGTGAACAAGGTGCAGAACCGCCTGGAACACGGCGACACCCTGCCGCGGCACGTGTTTTTGGGGCTGGGCTCGTTGTCCCGGGCCGAGCAGCGCCTGATTCAGCTGCTGCTCAAGGAAGGCCGGGCCGAGGTGCGCTTCGACGGCGACGCGTTTTACCTGGAAACCGACTCGCCCAACCGCGCCGGCCAGCACCTGCGGCAGTACCGCAAAAACTGGGACTTGCCCGCCGAGGCCTTCGGCGACACCGGTACGGGCCTGCCCAATCTGCTGCGCACGTTGGAGCGGGAAATTCAGTTTGTGGGCGTGGCCAACGCCAGCATGCAGGGCAAAGTGGCCGGGCAGCTGCTGGCGGCTTCGCGCCGGGAGAATCCGCGGGCTAAAGTGGCCGTGGTGCTGCCCGACGAAACCCTGCTGCTGCCCGTATTGCACGGTTTGCCGCCCCAGGAAGTGCCCGAGTACAACGTGACGATGGGTCTGAGCTTCCAAAGCACGCCCTTGTTCAACTTGGTGGATCTGCTGTTCGAAGTGCACCTGACCGGCATCCGGGAGGGCAGCCCAGAAACCGGCTACGGGGTGCCGCGCTACCACCATCTGGCCGTATCGAAGCTGCTGGGCCACCCGTTTTTAAGGCGCTACCAACAGTGGCTCGACAAGCAGCCCCAGAAGCAATACCACGGCCTGCTCGACAAGATCTGCAACCAGATTGTGAAGCGCAATGCCGTGTTGCTGCCGGCCAGTGAGCTGCTGGAGCTGGGCCAGCAGCACCCGCTGGTGGCGGCCCTGTTTGCCACCTGGGACACCTGCGACGATATTATCCGGGCCTGCTACACGCTCATTGACCTGCTCAAAAAGGCCTACCAGGATCAGCATTCGGCTATTGAAGCGGAATACTTGTTCCTGTTCTTTACGCTGGTCAAGCGCCTGGATTCGGTGTTCGACTGCCGGGAGCAGCGGCTGTCGGTGCGCTCCTTCCGGCGGTTTTTGTACGAGCAGATGACCCGCACCCGCCTGCCCTTCAGCGGGGAGCCCATTGCCGACGTGCAGGTGATGGGCCTGCTCGAAACCCGGGCCCTGGACTTCGACCACGTCATTATTCTAAGTTGCAACGAGCGGGTGCTGCCGGCGCCCAAAAACAACTCCTCGCTGTTCCCTTACGACGTGCTGACCCAGTTCAAGATGCCGACCTACGCCGACCACGAGGCGGCTACGGCCCACCAGTTCTGGCGCCTGCTGCAGCGGGCCCGCCGCGTGGATTTGCTGCACGTGCTGCCGGGCGCCGAGGGTACCCGCACCGGGGAACGAAGCCGCTTCCTGCTCCAGATTCAGAACGACCTGCTGCCCCAGAACCCGAACCTGACCCTGCGCGACCTAACGGCCAGCGTTCTGGACGACGCGCCCGACTCGGCCGCCCGGCGCGAGTACGGCGGGGACCTGGTGCTGGAAAAAGACCCCGAAATGCTGGCCGCCCTGCGCACGTTGCTGGAAAAAGGCCTTTCGCCCTCGGCCCTGAATCAATACCTGAACTGCTCGTTGCAATTCTACTTTGCCCGCCTGGCCAAGTTCAAGGAAAACGACGAGGTGGAGGAAAAGCTGGAGGCCGACAGCTTCGGCACGGTGGTCCACGAAACGCTGGAAACCCTGTTACAGCCCTTTGTGGAGGCCCAGAAAGCTATTACGGCCGAAGACGTTCCGGTCCTGCTGCGCCTGATTCCGCAGCATCTGGAGCGGGCCCTGCGCCACGAGCAGGATGAGCGCCACGCCCGTCCCGACGAAGGCCTCAACCACGTACTGGGCCAGGTAGCGGCCCAGCTGGTGCGCCGCTATCTGGAAGGCCTCCAGGACACGCCCGGCGCGCTGCCCCTGCGCATCGTGGCGTTGGAAAAAATCCTCGACTCCCGGGTGCCGGTGACGCTCGAAAATGGTGACACTTTCGATATGATAGTGTTTGGCTACACTGACCGGCTCGACGAGCTGCCCGACGGCCGCCTGCGCGTCGTCGACTACAAAACCGGCCTGGTGCAGCCCTACGACCTGAAGCTGCAGAAGCGCGGCGACGATGCCGCGGCCGCCACCCAGCGCCTGCTCCACGACGCCACCTCCTCGGCCGACAAGGTGCGGCAGCTCTGGCTCTACCGCTTCATGCTGGAGCGCGCCGGCCGCCCCGCCGCCGATGCCGCCATCATTTCCCTACGCAACCTCACGGCCGGCCCCATGACGGCCGACATGGCCTTCCTGACCGAAGACGGCACTTCCTTCGTGGAAAAAGGCGAGCAGCTGCTCACCGAGTTTGCCCGCAAAATCATGGACCCGCTGGAGCCTATCCGCAAAACCGACGATTTGGAACGGTGCCAGTACTGCCCCTACCGCGGCATCTGCGCCCGGTAA